The following coding sequences are from one Triticum aestivum cultivar Chinese Spring chromosome 5A, IWGSC CS RefSeq v2.1, whole genome shotgun sequence window:
- the LOC123103210 gene encoding ubiquitin-activating enzyme E1 2 translates to MLPRKREIVAGEVEDLQKKTRAGEGEATREEGDAAMAGRGNEIDEDLHSRQLAVYGRETMKRLFGSNVLVSGLQGLGAEIAKNLVLAGVKSVTLHDDGNVELWDLSSNFFLSENDVGQNRAQACVQKLQELNNAVLVSALTGDLTKEHLSKFQAVVFTDISLDKAIEFDDYCHSHQPPIAFIKSEVRGLFGSVFCDFGPEFTVLDVDGEEPHTGIVASISNDNPALVSCVDDERLEFQDGDLVVFSEVHGMTELNDGKPRKVKNARPYSFFLEEDTSSFGTYVRGGIVTQVKPPKVIKFKPLKEAMSEPGEFLMSDFSKFERPPLLHLAFQALDKFRTELSRFPVAGSTDDVQRVIEYAISINDTLGDRKLEEIDKKLLHHFASGSRAVLNPMAAMFGGIVGQEVVKACSGKFHPLYQFFYFDSVESLPVDPLEPGDLKPKNSRYDAQISVFGSTLQNKLEEAKIFMVGSGALGCEFLKNLALMGISCSQNGNLTVTDDDVIEKSNLSRQFLFRDWNIGQPKSTVAATAAMVINPKLHVEALQNRASPETENVFNDAFWENLDAVVNALDNVTARMYIDSRCVYFQKPLLESGTLGAKCNTQMVIPHLTENYGASRDPPEKQAPMCTVHSFPHNIDHCLTWARSEFEGLLEKTPTEVNAFLSNPTTYISAARTAGDAQARDQLERVIECLDRDKCETFQDSITWARLKFEDYFSNRVKQLTFTFPEDSMTSSGAPFWSAPKRFPRPVEFSSSDPSQLSFILAAAILRAETFGIPISEWAKTPNKLAAEAVDKVIVPDFQPKQGVKIVTDEKATSLSSASVDDAAVIEELIAKLEEVSKTLPSGFHMNPIQFEKDDDTNFHMDVIAGFANMRARNYSIPEVDKLKAKFIAGRIIPAIATSTAMATGLVCLELYKALAGGHKVEDYRNTFANLAIPLFSIAEPVPPKTIKHQELSWTVWDRWTVTGNITLRELLEWLKEKGLNAYSISCGTSLLYNSMFPRHKERLDRKVVDVAREVAKMEVPSYRRHLDVVVACEDDDDNDVDIPLVSVYFR, encoded by the exons CAAAGAACCTTGTCCTTGCGGGTGTCAAGTCTGTAACCTTGCATGATGATGGTAATGTGGAGCTGTGGGACTTATCAAGCAACTTCTTCCTCTCGGAGAATGATGTTGGGCAAAACCGTGCTCAAGCTTGTGTACAGAAGCTACAAGAGCTGAACAACGCTGTCCTCGTCTCTGCCTTAACCGGTGATTTGACCAAGGAGCACCTTTCTAAATTCCAG GCCGTTGTCTTCACTGATATCAGCTTAGATAAAGCAATTGAGTTTGATGATTACTGCCACAGCCACCAGCCACCCATTGCTTTCATCAAGTCTGAAGTTCGTGGTCTTTTTGGCAGTGTGTTTTGTGACTTTGGTCCTGAATTTACTGTTTTGGATGTGGATGGTGAGGAACCACATACAGGAATTGTTGCATCAATCAGCAATGACAATCCAGCACTTGTATCTTGTGTGGACGATGAGCGTCTGGAGTTCCAGGATGGTGATCTAGTTGTTTTCTCTGAAGTCCATGGAATGACTGAGCTGAATGATGGAAAACCAAGAAAAGTTAAGAATGCAAGGCCTTACTCTTTCTTCttggaagaagacacttcctcatttGGCACATACGTTAGAGGTGGTATCGTCACACAGGTCAAGCCACCGAAGGTTATTAAATTCAAACCCTTGAAAGAGGCCATGTCAGAGCCGGGAGAATTTCTCATGAGTGATTTCTCCAAATTTGAGCGGCCACCTCTTCTGCATTTGGCATTCCAAGCTTTGGATAAGTTTAGGACTGAGTTGAGCAGATTCCCTGTTGCTGGGTCCACTGATGATGTGCAAAGGGTGATAGAGTATGCTATTAGCATTAATGATACTCTGGGAGATAGGAAACTTGAAGAAATTGACAAAAAGCTCCTGCACCATTTTGCCAGTGGTTCCAGGGCTGTTCTGAATCCTATGGCTGCGATGTTTGGTGGTATTGTCGGTCAGGAGGTAGTGAAAGCTTGCTCAGGGAAATTTCATCCACTTTATCAG TTCTTCTATTTTGATTCTGTCGAGTCTCTCCCTGTTGACCCCTTGGAGCCTGGTGATTTGAAGCCAAAGAACAGTAGATATGATGCTCAAATCAGCGTATTTGGATCTACGCTTCAAAACAAACTGGAGGAAGCAAAAATCTTTATGGTCGGTTCTGGGGCACTTGGATGCGAGTTCTTGAAGAACCTGGCACTAATGGGTATTTCTTGCAGCCAGAATGGAAATCTGACTGTGACAGATGATGATGTTATTGAAAAGAGCAATCTGAGTCGCCAATTTCTTTTCCGTGACTGGAACATTGGGCAACCTAAGTCCACAGTTGCTGCTACAGCTGCTATGGTAATTAATCCTAAACTTCATGTCGAGGCCCTTCAGAACAGAGCAAGTCCTGAGACTGAAAATGTGTTTAATGATGCCTTCTGGGAGAACCTTGATGCTGTTGTCAATGCCCTTGACAATGTGACTGCAAGAATGTACATAGACTCCAGATGTGTATATTTCCAGAAGCCACTTTTGGAATCTGGGACTCTGGGTGCTAAATGCAATACACAGATGGTCATCCCTCACCTAACAGAGAACTATGGGGCTTCAAGGGATCCACCTGAAAAGCAGGCACCTATGTGCACTGTACATTCATTTCCTCATAACATTGATCATTGCCTAACCTGGGCTAGGTCTGAGTTTGAGGGTTTACTTGAGAAGACTCCCACTGAAGTAAATGCTTTCCTGTCAAATCCTACTACATACATAAGTGCAGCAAGAACTGCTGGTGATGCACAGGCTAGAGATCAGCTTGAACGTGTTATTGAGTGTCTTGACAGAGACAAGTGCGAGACGTTCCAGGATTCTATTACCTGGGCCCGGCTTAA GTTTGAGGATTACTTCTCCAACCGTGTGAAGCAGCTGACGTTCACTTTCCCAGAAGACTCGATGACCAGCTCTGGTGCTCCTTTCTGGTCTGCTCCAAAGCGGTTCCCACGACCTGTGGAGTTCTCGTCGAGTGATCCAAGTCAGCTTAGCTTTATTTTGGCTGCTGCAATATTGAGGGCAGAGACTTTTGGAATACCCATATCTGAGTGGGCCAAAACCCCAAACAAGCTGGCTGCTGAAGCTGTTGACAAGGTGATTGTGCCGGATTTCCAACCAAAGCAGGGGGTTAAGATAGTTACAGATGAGAAGGCCACTAGTCTATCCTCTGCATCTGTTGACGACGCTGCTGTCATTGAAGAGCTTATTGCCAAGTTAGAAGAAGTTTCCAAAACACTGCCATCAGGGTTCCACATGAACCCAATACAGTTTGAGAAG GATGATGACACAAACTTCCATATGGATGTGATAGCTGGTTTTGCCAACATGAGGGCAAGGAACTACAGCATTCCTGAAGTGGACAAGCTAAAGGCCAAGTTTATAGCCGGCAGGATCATCCCAGCTATCGCCACCTCCACCGCGATGGCCACTGGCCTTGTCTGCCTTGAGCTTTACAAAGCCCTTGCTGGTGGACACAAGGTCGAAGACTACCGCAACACGTTTGCAAACCTTGCGATCCCTCTCTTCTCCATTGCTGAACCAGTTCCACCCAAGACCATCAAGCACCAGGAGCTGTCGTGGACGGTCTGGGACCGGTGGACTGTGACAGGCAACATCACGCTGAGGGAGCTCCTGGAGTGGCTCAAGGAGAAGGGCCTGAACGCTTACAGCATATCCTGTGGCACCTCTCTGCTGTACAACTCCATGTTCCCCAGGCACAAGGAACGGCTTGACAGGAAGGTTGTTGATGTTGCCAGGGAGGTGGCTAAGATGGAGGTGCCCTCTTACCGGCGTCATCTCGACGTTGTGGTGGCCTGTgaggatgacgacgacaacgatgtCGACATCCCACTTGTGTCGGTCTACTTCCGCTGA